In Spiroplasma chinense, the DNA window ATATTTTTGAGGTTATAAAAGTTCTATGGAAATATCAATTAGAACCTTGTTAACAATTTGTTATTTTTTGAATCTACTTTTATAGAAAAAAGATAATTCAAAAAATATTTACCAAACATAAAATAATAATTTTATAAATTATCAATATAGTTTAGTGTTAAAAACTGTTTATATGATAATTTTTTTAATATACAAAAACTAATTATTAAATGTATTAATAAAAATTGAAATTTTAAAATACTCACCATTATTTCCAGGAACTTAAAAAACATAATAACCTTAAATAATTTTATAATTTCATTTTTTTAAATTATTAAAAAAGAAGGATGGTAAAAATGAAAAAATTAATTAGTTTGCTAGGGTCTCTAACATTAACTGTCTCTAGTACATCTGCTGTAATGGCATGTAGAAGTGGTGCTAAAAGAACCACAGATGATGATGCAAAAATCGTAATGGACGGGGTAACTCAAGTAATGCATGATTATTCCAAAGCTTTATTTTTAAACCAAAACGAAGTAAAAGGAGTTCATGTTAGCCCAAGTTCATTCTTAAATACTAACTTGATGAATAAAAGTTTGGAAAGTTTGGATTTAAAAGACTTGATTAGCAGTGAAAATTTGTCCAATGATACAACTTATAAAACACTTGTAGAAAAACATTTTGATGTTGATAAACTTACAAGTGATATAGATGTTTCAAACAATATTTATAAAGGAGGGGTTGAGAGTGTAACTTCACAAATTGATTTAACAATTTCTCTTTTTGTGAACCAATTGGAAGGAATAACAGATCCAACAGGATTATTTTCTTTAATAACCTTGATGGATATAAATAATTTGTTAAGTCCTGGAGGAATGTTGGCTGGACTTAAAGAAGTATTGACTAAAGAAGGTTTAAAAATTATTGAAGATGCCTTTAATAATGATATTTATTTAGGAATGACCATGCAACAAGCTATTGATTCAAGTTCGATTGGACTATCAAACGCATTAAATTTATTAGTCAACAAAGATAGCGCTATTTGATTGGAATCAGGTAGTGTTGATAATGTTAAAGATAATTTAGAAGAAGCTATGAGTTTGATTAAGATAAATTTAAATGAAATTGTAAATAACGGTGCATCAATTTCTTTTGATATTTCAAAAGATTTAAAAGTTTTGGCTGAGATAATAAGGTTTGTAAAAACAATGGTTATTTATATTGATAGTTATAGTTTTGAACAAATGACAGATAATTTTCTAAATAGAAATGATGTATTAAAAAATAGAAACACTTTAAAATTTACAATTGATAACAGTTATAACACTATCAATATAAAAAAACTGACAGGTATTTTAAATATTATGGTAAATGATGTTGATGGTAAAGGAGAAATAGTTTTTAAAAATTTATTAGCAGTGTTGATGGGTGGAACAGATACAGGATTATTTGCTCCTAATGTTGCTATTGCCATTGGACCTAAAATGTCGCACGATGCTTATGGTTTCTTAATAGGAAATGTAGCTGTAGGTCTAATGGGGGGTGAAGCTGAAATGGAACTTCCAGAAGGGTCACCTCTTGCGAAAATATATTTAGATAGTGCTGTTAGATCTTTCATAACTTATGGGTTGGCATCTTCATTTGAAAAACCACAAGCCAATTGAGATACAGGTGCTGGTGTTACTGCAATTGCATTAAGCGCACTATTAGACGATCCAACAGCAGCTGATGTTTTAGCTCCATATTTACAAGCAGTTGTAGATAACGGAGATAGAACAAAATTTGAATCAGATTGATTAGCATATATATGATCAAATAATAATCAACTTTTAAATTTTTCAATTAAAAATCTATTATCATTACCTTTAAGTGAATTACTTTCTCTTTTTGGAGGGGAAACTGAAGGTAAATTTGATAATGTTGTATCATCAATTTTTGATTTCTTTACTAGAAAAAGTCTTAAAGAAATAATTAACAATTTAAATTTAGAAATGAATTCTTTAACAAATGAACAATCAACCATTGATTTTAATGAAATAGCTAAAATTTTTGAAACTATTGGTGAAAAAATAGAGGAAGCTATAGCTAATCCAAAAGATTTTTGAAAAATATTAGGATATAAAGGAACTGGAGATTATGAAGAAAATTCTGCATTTGATTTATTGTATAAGTTTTTATCTAAATCAAAATGAATAGAATCAATCGCAAAGGTTGTAAATGTTTATATGCGTGAATATAATATGCAAGTTACTCAATTAAATTCTGCAGCCAAAACACTTTTTGATAGTTTGAATGTTACTAAAGAAAGTTCAAGTAATGATAAATTTGTTTATTCTGTTACTGATGGAAAAATTACAAATAAATTCGAAATTACTTTAACTGGTCAAACTGGTAACAAAGTAATAAAATCAATTACATTATTATAATTATTGTAAAAAATCTTTTAATAATTAAAAGATTTTTTATTTATTTTTTATTTATTGAAATTAATCTTATAATATTTAAGTATCAATAATAAAGGGAGAGAAAAAAATGAAAAAATTATTAAGTTTTTTAGGAGCTATAACTATTACAGCTTCTGCTTCGGCTACTGTTGTAGCTTGTGGTAAACCCGCGGGTCAAAAACAAAACGAAATTGCAACTGACGGATTAAGTCAAGTTATGCAAGATTATTCAAAATTATTATTTTTAAATCAAAACGAAATAAATGGAGTTCATGTAAGTTCTAGTTCTTATTTAAAAGTGAATTTGATGAACCAAAAACTATCAAGTCTTGGAATGGACAAATTAGCTATAAATGAAGGTTTAGATTCAAATGCAACTTACAATGATGTTGCAAACAAATACTTTGATGTAAATAATTTGACATCAGGTGTGACAGTTTCAGATAACATTTACCAAGGTGGGGTTGAAAGTTTAGAAAATCAAATGGATTCTACAATAGCCACTTTATTAGGGCAATTAACTAATATTACTAATCCTTCTGGTTTGTTGTCTTTATTAACTTCATTTGATATGGAACAAATGTTAGCACCAGGAGGACTTTTAGAAAGTTTTAAAGATGTTTTATCTAAGGATAACCTACAGTTATTAGAAAATGCATTTTCAACAGATGTATATGTTGGAATGACAATGCAACAAACAATGGATTCAAGTGTTATTGGACTTGCAAATGCATTAGACCAATTAATGGGCGAAGGAAAATTAAACTTAGAATATTCTAAAGAAAAATTAGAAGCAAATTATAAAACAGCTATTTCATCAATTGGAGAAAATGTTGGTGGATTATTAAGTGGTGAAAAATCAATAAGTTTTGATATTGCTACAAATATTCCTGCACTTGCAGAAATTATTAGATTTGTTAGAACTATTTTAATAAATCTTAACCAATTCGGTGATCTTACAACTGAAACTATAAAAACAAAAAAAGAAATTAAAGAAATTAGAAGTAAAACTTTTGATTCAAGTGACAATAAACTAAATCTAAAAAATTTAGTAAGTTCATTAAAATTCTTAGTTAATGATGATAACGGATATTACGTTATAAAAAATGTTTTAGCTTCATTATTTGTGTCAGTTGAAGATACAGGCGTTCTGGGAGGAGTATCTCCGTTTGAAGAATATAACGAGGGAAATGATGGTTATGCTGATTTATTAGCATCTATTTTAGAAAAAGTAGCTGGAATGGAAACTGTAGATACAGGGATGGACGAACCTTTTATGGAAATAGACTTAAGTACCGTTTATATAAAAGCATTTATTAGGGCGTTTATAAATATTGGAGCTTATGGAGCAGATGATAGTATAGGAGCTGGATTTGTATTATCCGCATTAGCATATGAAGATACTCTTGAAGAGGGGATTATTAAAGATTTAGTTTCAAAAATAAACGGAGGTTTATATGAAGGAGCTTATACGGTAGGAGCAGAAGTTAGTGAAGAATATCAAAGCTTTATAGTGGACTGAGTTTCATATCTTTGAACAAACGATAATAAAGAATTAAACTTTAATCTTAAATCTTTATTAGATCAACCTTTAAGTGGTTTGATGAATTTATTTGGTGGAACAACAAATAAATTTGATAATATTACATCATCAGGTTTTGATTTCTTAACAAGTAAAAGTTTAAAAGAAATAGTTAATGACTTAGATGCACAAATGGTTGAACTAACAGATGAGCAAGCTACAGTAGATTTTGGTGAATTAGCAAATATAATTGGAGAAATTAAAAATAAAATTGATGATGCTCTTGCAAATCCAAAAGATTTTTGAAAAATTTTGGGTTATGAAGGTAAAGATAAATATACACCAGGTTCTGCCTTTGATTTATTAGATAAGTTCTTAAAAAAAGCTGGTTGATTAGAATCTGTTGGTAAAGTTATTGATAGTTATTTGAGTGTTTATGCAGGTAAAATCAGAAAATTAAATACTGATGCAAAAACATTATTTAATAGTTTGAATGTTACTAAAGAAAGTTCAAATAATGATAAATTTGTTTATTCTGTTACTGATGGAAAAATTACAAATAAATTCGAAATTACTTTAACTGGTGAAACTGGAAACAAAGTAATTAAATCAATTGCATTATTATAAAAAAACTAAAAAATCTAACCTAATGGTTAGATTTTTTCTTTTTTATCAGTATGCAAAAGGTTTTTTAATATTTAAAACAACTTTTAGATTTTATTTTTTGATAACGCATACCTTTATAATGATAAATAAGAAGAGGAGAAAATAAATGATTGCCAAATTTAAAGAGTATTTCACAAAGAAAGTGAAATTGAAGATAATAGTATTTTCGATTATTTCGGGATGCCTATTATTATTGAGTATTTTGATGATGGTTCCAGGAGTGGGACTTGAATCAAAAAGTTTCATTGACAGTATTGAAACACAAATAAAAAAAATTATGCCAAAAGGTACTTATATTATTAAAGGGGACAGTGCAACATATAATACTATGATGGAAAATGTTGTTAGAGGTGCATACCAAACTGATGCAACTTCAACATTAAATTCAAACGAAATGTCACCAGAAGATTATGATGCAGCATTAAAAGCTTATTCAGAATTTGCAAACACTTGATATTTAAATAGATGAGAAAATGCAATAAAAGAACAAAAAGATCTAGACTTATATGATTTAGGGATGGATTTAGTTAAATTTGATAAAGCAGTATCAACAGAATTTCTAAGTTACGGTTATGTACATGCAGGAATTGCTTGATTTTTCCATCCTGGAGGAATTAAAGATATCTTTTCAAAAGAAAGATATAATGATGCTTTAAGAAATCAAACTATGATTGACCAAGAAGTATATGATGAAGCACTTAATTATGTGGTTCCAGGTACAAATGTACCAAATATAAATAAATCATTGGGAACTTTATTATTGAATAATAAAACATGATTTTTAAATTACCAAATTGAAAACATTAAATATGGTTTTAATGTAATGGGGGTAAATGTATTTGAAGATTCAAATCTTAGTGTGTCTACAATGCCTAAAAGTTCAATGGATATATCTGAATTATATATGCCAAACTTTACATCTACTCTGCAAGTTTTAAGAGCAGGGATTGTTATGTTTTTTATTTACATTGGATTAATTTTACCTTTATATATTTATGCAATGGTAATGCTAATTAAAAATAGAAAAGAGAAAGGATAGTTATGAGAAAATTACTTGGTTTTTTAGGTGCGTTAAGTTTAACTGCAACATCTACAATTACAGTTGTTGCTTGTACACCAACGCAAGGAAAAATTAATACTAATTTTGATTTGAGTATTGGGATTCATATAGATAAAAGCAAAGCGCAAGATACTAGTTCTGATAAAAATGAACATTTAGGTGTTTCAAACTTTTTTACATTGGGAGATAGTTTGAGCGACCAAAACGGAATAACAACACTTCTTAAAAATAAATTAGGGGTTAATTTACAAATGGCGGGAGAATATAAAAATGGTTTTAGTAATGGACCAACAACTGCTGCTATTATCAATGAGAAATTAAAATTCACAACTGAAGAATTTAGTGCTGCAAACATTGTTCAAGAGGATGCACCAATTAGTAAAGGTGACAAAAATGTTTGAGGTAAAAATTATTCAGTTGGAGGAGCTACTGCCATGACTCAAACTGGGGTTGCAGGTATGATTATCAATGATTCAAGAATTGATTTACAAGCAGAAGCTTTAGTTAAACAACAAGTCATTCATGATGATGATATGGTTTTATTTGAAATTGGAGGAAATGACTTATTTGCATTAATTGATAATGCAATAAATGATCCTTCAATGCAAGTTAGCATATTGAATGAAGCAATGGCAAATATTAAAAATTCAATCTTTACACTTCTAAATAATGGTGTAAAGAAATTAGCAATTTTAACACCACCAAATCTTGAGTTTGTTCCAAAATATAATGAAACAACAGATGAAGATAAAATGGAATTTATTCAAAGAATTGGTAAAGAATTTAATGAAAAAATGTTAAATGTAATTAATGAAGCTAAACAATATTATGAAAATAATATTTATGTTTATGGATTATATGAAAATTTTGAATCTATCTTAGATGGATTTAAAGAAGAAGTTGGAACTGGTGCAAACATTACGGATAAAAGTACAACACCAGTTGGTAGTTGAGAAAGCGACTTAATTCAAGGTAAATCTGAAATTAAAATGGAAGTTCAAGCAATTAAAGGTGTTGATATGGATAAGTACTTCTTCACAGATGAAGTACACCCTACAAAAGTAGGGCATGAATATTTTGCTAATTTATTTTTCGAAGAATTGAAAAGTAAATTTAATTTATTAGGAGATGAATAGAATGAAAAAATTATTAGGAATTTTAGGAGCAGTTTCATTATCTGCTTCTGCATCAGTGTCTGTTGTGGCGTGTTCTTCACAAAGACCAAACTTATTTAATGATGAAATTTCACAAGATACATTATCAAAATTAATGTCTCAATATGCAAAAGTTTTGTTTATTAACCAAAATGGAGCTGGAGATTCTGGGTTACACATTAGTCCGGGTGAAATTTTTAACAGTAAAATTAAATCACAATATTTAGACAAATTAGATTTAACAAAATTTGATAAGTCTTTAGAAATTTCAGATACAACTAGATTCCAAGAACTTGGATCTAATTATCTAAACTTTGATAAATTATCAAGTGAATTATCTGTAAGTGAAGATATTTATCAAAATGGTGTTATGTCAATGGAAAGTTCAGCACCCGATATTTTAAAAACTTTAGCTGAAAATGCACCAACTTTATTATCTGCATTAGCAAACCCATCAGCATTAGCTGGAATTTTAGAAAAATTTGATATGAGTAGTTTATTATCACCAGATATTGCGCAAGTATTTGGAAAAGTTCTAACAAATGAAAATATGCAATTGATTGAAAATGCATTTAGCAATGAAGTTTATGCAAATATGTCAATGCAACAAGCCTTAGATTCAAGTGTTATTGGTCTTGCAAATGCTTTGGAAAACTTAACAAATCCTTCTTCAGGAGTTTGAATTGAATACACTGGATTTAGTGATTCAAATATGAGTGAACAATTGGAAGCAAATTACCAAAAAGCTATAGGTTCTTTATCAGGAGTAATTGGTGGTTTAATAAGTGGCACTAAATCAATTAATTTTGATTTAATTAAAAATTTACCAGCAATTGCTGAAATTATAAGATTTATAAGAACATTATTAGTGTATTTAAACCAATATACTTTTGATGATTATACAAATGGAATAATTAAGGTTAATAAAGTTGAAACTGTGAGAAGTAAAAAAATGCAAGATGTTGCTAATGAAGTGGACTTAAAACCATTATTACAATCTTTAAAATACATGGTAAATGATACTGACAATAATGGAGCAGTTGTAATCAAAAACTTATTAGCGGTAGTTGCAGGTTCTGTTAAAACCACAAACATACAAGAAAACTATGATGGTGGACATGATGGATTTGCAGACTTACTGGGTAATGTTGTTGTAAATATAGCTGGTATGGAAAGTATTAGTGTTAATGTTTCTGGTCTTAATTTAGAAATAAATCTTAAATCTGTTATTAGAGCGGTTTTAAACTACTGTGTCGGAACTTCTACTGGAGAGGGTGATTGAAAATCTGATTCACTAATGAATAATGTAATAAAAGCTATTTTTGGGTTAGTTAATGATCCGATGATTGCTGAAACAATACCTCAACAACTTTTAGACTTATTAATAGGTATTTCTGATGCTGGTGATGCATCTAAATTTTCAGATGACATAATTGGATATCTATGAAATCAAAGTGATGAAACAATTGGATTTTCAATTAAAACACTGCTTTCAACTCCAATGGCATCAATTCCAAGTTTACTTGAACCATTATTGGGTGGTTCAAGTTCAGAATCAAGCAAACTGGGATATGATGTAAGTACTTCATCAGAATTTGACTTTATTTTAGGTAAAAGTATAAAAGATATTGTCAATGACTTAAGTGAAGCTGTTGATAAATCTAAAAATACAAAAATGGATTTTGATGGACTTACAAAAGTTATTAAAGCAGCTAGAAAAGATGATGCTTTGGTAAAAGGGTTAAGTGACCTTAAAAACTTATTTAAATATCTAGGTATTGAAGATGGAAAAGTTGTGGCTGGATCAGTTTTAGATGAACTTTCAAAAAGTGTTGGAACTTGAGATTGACTTGCAAATGTCTTGGAGGTTTTAGGAAAATACATGAATAGTGGAAGTGATCTTGGAAAACTTGCATCTGATGCACTAGAAAATATATCAGTTACAAAAATTGATAAAAAAGGTGTAAATGATTTTGTCTATACAGTAACTGATGGTGAAGATATTTTAGATAGATATGAAATCACTTTAAAACCATATAAACAAAAATTAATTATTGATAAAATAACTTTGGTTAAATAATTTTTTAAAAATTCTCATTAAATTGAGAATTTTTTTTTCACTTTATAAGTTTGTTTTTATAAAATTTTTTTAAATATTAAAACAACTTTTATAAATCAACAATATTTGAAATAGTTATTTAGAATAATTTAGTAAGGGAGATAAATTATGTTAACTAAATTTAAAGAATATTTCACAACTAAAGTGAAACTAAAAATTATTATTTTTTCAGTGTTATCAGGATTGCTATTTTTATTAAGCTTTTTAATGATAGTGCCTGGAATGGGACTGGAATCAAAAAGTTTCATTGATAGTATTGAAACACAAATTAAAAAAATTATGCCTAAAGAAACATATGTAGTTTCTGGAAATGACCCGGCATATAATGAAATGATGAACAATGTAATCCAAGGTGCTTACTTGACAGACGTTCAATCAACTCTTAATTCATATGACACAGAACCTGGTGAATATGCAGCGTTAAGAGAACAATATGAAAAATTTGCAAAAGATTGATATCAAAAAACTTGAGGTGATCATGTTGCAAACAAGAAAGATCTAGACCTATATGATTTAGGAATGGACTTAGTAAAATTTGATAAAGCAGTATCAACTGAATTCTTCAGTTTTGGATATGTTAATGCAGGAATTGCTTGATTCTTCCATTCTGGAGGAATCAAAGATATCTTTTCAAAAGAAAGATATAATGACGCATTAAGAAATCAAACAATGGTTGACCAAGATGAATACAATAAAACTGTTGTTGTAACTTCTTCTGGAATAGAACTATCAAATGTTAGTGCTTCAAAAGGGGCAATGTTATTAAATAATAAAACTTGATTTTTAAATTATCAAATTTCAAATATTATTTATGGATTTGACGCAATGGGACACAATGTCTTCAATGACCCAAACCTTAGTGTAGAAACAATGCCAAAAAGTTCAATGGACATATCAGAATTATATGTGCCAAACTTTACAGGAACTTTACAAGTATTGAGAGCAGGAATTGTATTATTCTTAATCTACATGTGTTTAATCTTACCTCTATATATCTTTGCAATGGTAATGTTAATCAAAAATAGAAAGAAAGGTAATTAATAATGAAAAAATTATTAGGAATTTTAGGAGCACTAGGTCTTACAACTTCAACAGCTGCAACTGTTGTTTCTTGTACACCAGCTCAAGCAGATATCGATCTTTCTGTTAATCACGCAATTGGTAACGATATTGATAAAACAAATGCGAAAAACACAGGAGATGATGCTTCTAAACATTATGGATTTACAAACTTCTTCACTTTAGGTGATAGTTTAAGTGACCAAAACGGTATTACTACATTAATTAAAAATAAACTTTCAATAAGTATTGAAATGGGTGGAGAATACAAAAATGGATTTAGTAATGGTCCTACAACTGCAGCATTAATTAACAATAAATTAAACTTTAACGATGAAGAATTTAGTGCAGCAAACATTGCTCAAAAAGATGCACCAATTAGCAAAGGTGAAGAAAAAGTTTGAGGTAAAAACTATTCAGTTGGAGGAGCTACTGCTATGACACAAAGTGGAGTTTCAGCAGCATTTATAAATGACTCAAGAATTGATTTACAAGCACAAGCATTAATCCAACAACAAGTTGTTGGTGCAAATGATCTAGTTATGTTAGAAATTGGTGGAAATGATTTATTTGCGATGATAGATAATATGAATAACCCCTCAAAACAAGTGACTATTATGAATGAGGCACTTGCAAACATTCAAAAAGCAGTTTACACATTGCTTAACAACGGTGTAAAAAATATTGTATTTTTAACACCTCCAGATTTAACAATAGTTCCAAGATATGTTAACGCAGGAGAAGAAATTCTTAACTTTGTTGATAAAATTGGACACGAATTTAATAAAAAAATTATAGCTATTTTAGATGAAGCAAATAAAGCAAATGACAACAATATTTACATTTACGATTTATTTACAGAATTTAAAACAGTAATTGAAAAATTTAAAGTAGTATCAGAAAACAAAGTTGTTGATAAAGAGTTTGCTTCAAGTAATGCATTTGATTTATCAAAAATTGATATAAGTGATATTCAAAACTTTAAATTAGAAGCTACTAAATTAGAAGAAAATAGTGATAAAAATATTGAAGACTTCTTCTTTATTGATCAAGTTCACCCTACAAAAGCAGGGCATGAATTTTTCTCAGAAATCTTCTTTAAAGCTTTACAAGAGCATTATGACTTTAAGGAGGTTAAATAATTATGAAAAAACTTTTAAGTATTTTAGGAGCTATGAGTATTACAGCATCAGCATCAGCTAGCGTTGTTGCTTGTGGACCTGCAAAAGTTACAAATTTATATACAGACAATGTTTCTCAAGAAACTATTGCAAAATTAATGTCACAATATGCAAAAGGTCTATACTTAAACCAAAACGGTGAACAAACAACTAAAAGTCATATTAGTTCAAGTGAAGTGTTTAATAATATGGTTAAAGACCAATATTTAGATGACTTAGGATTAGAAGGTTTTGATGAAAGTTTAGGAATTTCAAAATATACAAGATTTAACGAAGTTGCTTCAAACTTTATAAATACTGAAAATCTAACAAGTAAAGTTGAAGTTAGTGAAAGAGTTTGACAAGGTGGAGTGGTTTCTATGGAAAACCAAGTACCTGAATTACTTCAATCAGTTGTTGATATGGCACCATCATTAATTGGAGCTCTAGCAAACCCTGCAGCATTAGCGGGAATGCTTGAAAATCTAGATATTAGTGCATTTATTCAACCAGAAGTTTTAAAGGTTATGGCAAATGTTTTAACTGAAGAAAACTTCCAACTAATTGAAAATGCATTTAGTAACGATGTTTATGAAAACATGAGTGTTCAACAATCATTGGACTCAAGTGTTATAGGACTTGCAAATGCAATGGCAAACTTAACAGGAACTGGAACTGATAAATTTATTCAATCTTCAGGGTTCGACAAAGATACTCTAGATACAGATTTAGAAACAAATTATAATCTTGCAATAAATTCATTAATTAAATCTATTGGAGGATTTATGGGTGGATCTGTTTCGATCAAATTTGACTTGGTTGAAAGTGTTCCGGCTGTTGCTGAAATATTAAGATTTGTAAGAACTTTACTAGTTTATTTAAACTCATTTACTTATGAAGATTACACAAATGCAGAAGGTGTTAAAGCTGTAGATGTAAAAACCAAAAGAGATACAAGTATGAATGAAATAGATAACACAACAGATATAAAAAAATTACTAGATGTATTAAAATATATGGTTAATGACCAAGATGGCAATGGTGTTGTTGTATTAAAAAATGTACTTGGAATATTGGCTGCAACTTCTTCATCTGTTGCTTGTGTTGTGTCAGAAACAGTTCCTAATACAGGTGTATATCCGAGTGAACATGCTGCATTTGGGGATTTAATAACAAAAATTTTATTTGCAATGACAGGAATGAGTGAAATAGTTGAAGCAAACCCAATTCCATCTATACCAAGTATGGTTTTAAAAGTTAACGTTAAATCATTCTTAAGAGACCTAATTAATTCAGGTGCAAATATGAAAGGTAAATCATCTGCAAATTGAAGTGTATCTTCTCAAACAAACCAAGTTTTAACAGGAATGTTTGCAAAT includes these proteins:
- a CDS encoding SGNH/GDSL hydrolase family protein — translated: MKKLLGILGALGLTTSTAATVVSCTPAQADIDLSVNHAIGNDIDKTNAKNTGDDASKHYGFTNFFTLGDSLSDQNGITTLIKNKLSISIEMGGEYKNGFSNGPTTAALINNKLNFNDEEFSAANIAQKDAPISKGEEKVWGKNYSVGGATAMTQSGVSAAFINDSRIDLQAQALIQQQVVGANDLVMLEIGGNDLFAMIDNMNNPSKQVTIMNEALANIQKAVYTLLNNGVKNIVFLTPPDLTIVPRYVNAGEEILNFVDKIGHEFNKKIIAILDEANKANDNNIYIYDLFTEFKTVIEKFKVVSENKVVDKEFASSNAFDLSKIDISDIQNFKLEATKLEENSDKNIEDFFFIDQVHPTKAGHEFFSEIFFKALQEHYDFKEVK
- a CDS encoding SGNH/GDSL hydrolase family protein produces the protein MRKLLGFLGALSLTATSTITVVACTPTQGKINTNFDLSIGIHIDKSKAQDTSSDKNEHLGVSNFFTLGDSLSDQNGITTLLKNKLGVNLQMAGEYKNGFSNGPTTAAIINEKLKFTTEEFSAANIVQEDAPISKGDKNVWGKNYSVGGATAMTQTGVAGMIINDSRIDLQAEALVKQQVIHDDDMVLFEIGGNDLFALIDNAINDPSMQVSILNEAMANIKNSIFTLLNNGVKKLAILTPPNLEFVPKYNETTDEDKMEFIQRIGKEFNEKMLNVINEAKQYYENNIYVYGLYENFESILDGFKEEVGTGANITDKSTTPVGSWESDLIQGKSEIKMEVQAIKGVDMDKYFFTDEVHPTKVGHEYFANLFFEELKSKFNLLGDE
- a CDS encoding lipoprotein; its protein translation is MKKLLGILGAVSLSASASVSVVACSSQRPNLFNDEISQDTLSKLMSQYAKVLFINQNGAGDSGLHISPGEIFNSKIKSQYLDKLDLTKFDKSLEISDTTRFQELGSNYLNFDKLSSELSVSEDIYQNGVMSMESSAPDILKTLAENAPTLLSALANPSALAGILEKFDMSSLLSPDIAQVFGKVLTNENMQLIENAFSNEVYANMSMQQALDSSVIGLANALENLTNPSSGVWIEYTGFSDSNMSEQLEANYQKAIGSLSGVIGGLISGTKSINFDLIKNLPAIAEIIRFIRTLLVYLNQYTFDDYTNGIIKVNKVETVRSKKMQDVANEVDLKPLLQSLKYMVNDTDNNGAVVIKNLLAVVAGSVKTTNIQENYDGGHDGFADLLGNVVVNIAGMESISVNVSGLNLEINLKSVIRAVLNYCVGTSTGEGDWKSDSLMNNVIKAIFGLVNDPMIAETIPQQLLDLLIGISDAGDASKFSDDIIGYLWNQSDETIGFSIKTLLSTPMASIPSLLEPLLGGSSSESSKLGYDVSTSSEFDFILGKSIKDIVNDLSEAVDKSKNTKMDFDGLTKVIKAARKDDALVKGLSDLKNLFKYLGIEDGKVVAGSVLDELSKSVGTWDWLANVLEVLGKYMNSGSDLGKLASDALENISVTKIDKKGVNDFVYTVTDGEDILDRYEITLKPYKQKLIIDKITLVK
- a CDS encoding lipoprotein; this translates as MKKLLSFLGAITITASASATVVACGKPAGQKQNEIATDGLSQVMQDYSKLLFLNQNEINGVHVSSSSYLKVNLMNQKLSSLGMDKLAINEGLDSNATYNDVANKYFDVNNLTSGVTVSDNIYQGGVESLENQMDSTIATLLGQLTNITNPSGLLSLLTSFDMEQMLAPGGLLESFKDVLSKDNLQLLENAFSTDVYVGMTMQQTMDSSVIGLANALDQLMGEGKLNLEYSKEKLEANYKTAISSIGENVGGLLSGEKSISFDIATNIPALAEIIRFVRTILINLNQFGDLTTETIKTKKEIKEIRSKTFDSSDNKLNLKNLVSSLKFLVNDDNGYYVIKNVLASLFVSVEDTGVLGGVSPFEEYNEGNDGYADLLASILEKVAGMETVDTGMDEPFMEIDLSTVYIKAFIRAFINIGAYGADDSIGAGFVLSALAYEDTLEEGIIKDLVSKINGGLYEGAYTVGAEVSEEYQSFIVDWVSYLWTNDNKELNFNLKSLLDQPLSGLMNLFGGTTNKFDNITSSGFDFLTSKSLKEIVNDLDAQMVELTDEQATVDFGELANIIGEIKNKIDDALANPKDFWKILGYEGKDKYTPGSAFDLLDKFLKKAGWLESVGKVIDSYLSVYAGKIRKLNTDAKTLFNSLNVTKESSNNDKFVYSVTDGKITNKFEITLTGETGNKVIKSIALL
- a CDS encoding MOLPALP family lipoprotein; this translates as MKKLLSILGAMSITASASASVVACGPAKVTNLYTDNVSQETIAKLMSQYAKGLYLNQNGEQTTKSHISSSEVFNNMVKDQYLDDLGLEGFDESLGISKYTRFNEVASNFINTENLTSKVEVSERVWQGGVVSMENQVPELLQSVVDMAPSLIGALANPAALAGMLENLDISAFIQPEVLKVMANVLTEENFQLIENAFSNDVYENMSVQQSLDSSVIGLANAMANLTGTGTDKFIQSSGFDKDTLDTDLETNYNLAINSLIKSIGGFMGGSVSIKFDLVESVPAVAEILRFVRTLLVYLNSFTYEDYTNAEGVKAVDVKTKRDTSMNEIDNTTDIKKLLDVLKYMVNDQDGNGVVVLKNVLGILAATSSSVACVVSETVPNTGVYPSEHAAFGDLITKILFAMTGMSEIVEANPIPSIPSMVLKVNVKSFLRDLINSGANMKGKSSANWSVSSQTNQVLTGMFANTSLVTEPLKSILEAIKEKGDSTTFKNDWVAYLWDNDNEALNMSIKGMLDQPLSGLMSLFGETEVAKKLGFDVKTSTAFDFLLNKSLKTIVNDLSAAVDTAKNTEFNFDDITKVIQACRKDDALVNALRDPENLMSHLGLVDGKVIEGSVLDVISKTVGTYDWLVKVLQVIQGYLNEGNNLAKLVKDQLKEIKVETTIKGTNTFVYTVSQGDVTNTFEIAMKQVKNKLVIDKITLVD